From Amphritea atlantica, a single genomic window includes:
- a CDS encoding amino acid ABC transporter substrate-binding protein, with protein sequence MFCFTQTLRIINLRIAAALQVLLLSSNVWASDLTSFNIALIQYADDPRYRDDIIDARYQAQPWGRLDTAVELAIKESRFAAQKRGIKFELVIHEVDELALLPELILSLQAEGSQFLLLDLPAEGVKLAADAAQGSNTVLFNLSALENNLRDENCQANLLHILPSRRMLTDATAQYLISKKWKEVLVLHSEAEPDRRYLDSLQASAKKFGLDLVALKPYTLGNDPRQRYQNNISLLTAKDDYDVVYVVDTTGEFAVDVPYSIVKPRPVVGASGLVADWWHWAWERNGAPQVNKRFVKKAKRQMTGYDWSAWLAVKVIAQALLDRPQQGSSSFSVESLLKTIGSEEFKLDGAKGYPLNFRPWNNQLRQPVFLTSLNRVIGRAPIDGFLHPVNNLDVLGSDNDEGRCQLNPGGSL encoded by the coding sequence ATGTTCTGTTTTACTCAAACTCTCAGGATTATTAATCTTAGGATAGCTGCCGCACTGCAGGTTCTACTGCTGTCCTCCAATGTGTGGGCCAGCGATCTTACTAGCTTCAATATTGCGCTGATACAGTATGCAGATGATCCCCGTTATCGGGATGATATTATCGATGCCCGTTATCAGGCTCAGCCCTGGGGACGCCTCGATACGGCGGTTGAACTGGCGATTAAAGAGTCCCGTTTTGCCGCCCAGAAGAGAGGGATCAAATTTGAACTGGTCATACATGAGGTAGACGAATTAGCCCTGCTTCCTGAACTTATTCTCAGCTTGCAGGCGGAGGGCTCTCAGTTTTTGTTACTGGATCTTCCTGCTGAAGGGGTAAAGCTAGCCGCTGATGCTGCACAGGGTAGCAACACGGTTCTGTTTAACCTCAGTGCCCTTGAAAACAATCTGCGGGATGAAAACTGTCAGGCTAATTTGTTACATATCTTACCCAGTCGTCGGATGCTGACCGATGCGACGGCGCAGTATCTGATCTCTAAAAAATGGAAAGAGGTACTGGTACTCCACAGTGAAGCCGAGCCTGATCGACGTTATCTCGATTCATTACAGGCGTCAGCTAAAAAGTTTGGCCTCGATCTGGTCGCTCTTAAACCCTATACCCTGGGCAATGATCCCCGACAGCGTTACCAGAACAATATCTCACTATTAACCGCTAAGGATGACTATGATGTGGTCTATGTGGTTGATACCACGGGTGAGTTTGCGGTTGATGTGCCGTACTCCATCGTTAAACCGCGTCCGGTCGTTGGCGCATCGGGCCTGGTAGCAGACTGGTGGCACTGGGCCTGGGAGCGCAACGGTGCCCCCCAGGTGAATAAACGCTTTGTTAAAAAAGCTAAACGGCAGATGACCGGTTACGACTGGTCAGCGTGGCTGGCGGTTAAGGTAATTGCTCAGGCGTTGCTGGATCGGCCCCAGCAGGGCAGTAGCTCGTTTAGCGTGGAATCGCTGCTAAAAACTATAGGTTCTGAAGAGTTTAAGTTGGATGGTGCTAAAGGTTATCCGTTAAATTTCAGACCCTGGAATAATCAGCTCAGACAACCCGTTTTCCTCACCTCGCTGAACCGTGTCATCGGACGTGCGCCCATTGATGGTTTCCTGCATCCGGTGAATAACCTCGATGTGCTCGGCAGTGATAATGATGAGGGGCGCTGCCAACTGAACCCGGGAGGCAGTCTGTGA
- the pqqC gene encoding pyrroloquinoline-quinone synthase PqqC, whose product MNEAGTQADLPPMSRDEFEQALRAKSAFYHTQHPYHIAMYNGSCTKEQIQGWVANRFYYQISIPVKDAAIMANCSDREVRRHWVQRILDHDGYDGAVGGIEAWLQLGEAVGLTREEILSEEHVLPGVRFAVDAYVNFARRADWHEAASSSLTEMFAPTIHQNRLDSWPGHYPWIKEEGYQYFRNRLTEARRDVVHGLEITLDYYKTREQQEKMLNILQFKLDVLWTMLDSMTMAYELKRPPYHTVTDEKVYHKGLFA is encoded by the coding sequence ATGAACGAAGCCGGTACACAAGCCGATCTGCCACCGATGAGCCGGGACGAATTTGAACAGGCGCTGCGGGCGAAAAGCGCTTTTTATCATACGCAGCACCCTTACCATATCGCCATGTACAACGGCAGCTGCACTAAAGAGCAGATTCAGGGCTGGGTGGCTAACCGGTTTTACTATCAGATCTCCATTCCGGTGAAAGATGCGGCGATTATGGCCAACTGCTCCGATCGCGAAGTGCGTCGTCACTGGGTGCAGCGCATACTGGACCATGATGGTTATGATGGCGCGGTGGGTGGCATCGAAGCCTGGTTGCAACTGGGTGAGGCGGTCGGCCTGACCCGCGAAGAGATCCTCTCGGAAGAACATGTCTTGCCGGGGGTTCGCTTTGCCGTGGATGCCTATGTCAATTTTGCCCGCCGGGCTGACTGGCATGAAGCCGCCAGCTCCTCGCTGACTGAGATGTTTGCACCAACGATCCATCAGAATCGTCTGGACAGCTGGCCGGGCCACTATCCCTGGATTAAAGAGGAGGGCTATCAGTACTTCCGTAACCGTCTGACCGAAGCCCGCCGCGATGTGGTACATGGGCTGGAGATCACCCTGGATTACTACAAAACCCGTGAGCAACAGGAAAAGATGCTCAACATCCTGCAGTTTAAACTGGATGTGCTGTGGACCATGCTGGACTCGATGACCATGGCCTATGAACTTAAACGTCCACCGTATCATACGGTGACTGACGAGAAGGTGTATCACAAAGGATTGTTTGCATGA
- the pqqA gene encoding pyrroloquinoline quinone precursor peptide PqqA produces the protein MSWTKPSYKDLRIGFEVTMYFANR, from the coding sequence ATGAGCTGGACAAAACCATCTTACAAAGATCTGCGTATCGGTTTCGAAGTTACAATGTATTTCGCCAACCGATAA
- the pqqE gene encoding pyrroloquinoline quinone biosynthesis protein PqqE, which yields MSNSGSACNGQPSQAPSLSHLNNVPTHGQPLWLLAELTYKCPLQCPYCANPVDFASKTGELTTAEWIDVFTQARELGAAQLGFSGGEPLVRQDLIELIREARNLGYYSNLITSGVGLNERKIADFREAGLDHIQVSFQAADPEVNNLLAGSEKAFKQKLAMAREVKAQGYPMVLNFVTHRHNIDQIDRIIELCVELKADYVELATCQYYGWAYENRNDLLPTRVQLERAERITNEYRDRLAAEGNPIKIIFVTPDYYEERPKGCMNGWGQVFLTVTPDGTALPCHSARMLPIEFPNVREQSIEAIWNRSNGFNHFRGYEWMKEPCRSCDEKEKDFGGCRCQAFMMTGDANNTDPVCSKSPNHGMIIQAREEAELPSHKEPIYRNERNSKVFAKS from the coding sequence GTGAGCAACTCTGGATCAGCCTGTAACGGTCAGCCTTCACAGGCGCCGTCTTTAAGCCATTTAAACAATGTCCCAACCCATGGTCAGCCGCTCTGGTTGCTGGCCGAACTGACCTATAAATGTCCTCTGCAGTGCCCTTACTGCGCCAATCCGGTGGATTTTGCCAGCAAAACGGGAGAGCTGACGACGGCTGAGTGGATCGACGTCTTCACTCAGGCGCGTGAACTGGGGGCCGCCCAACTGGGTTTTTCCGGTGGCGAGCCACTGGTGCGCCAGGACCTGATTGAGCTGATTAGGGAAGCGCGAAACCTCGGCTACTATTCCAATCTGATCACCTCAGGGGTGGGGTTAAACGAACGCAAGATTGCTGATTTCAGAGAAGCGGGTCTGGATCATATCCAGGTCAGCTTTCAGGCGGCCGATCCTGAAGTGAACAACCTGCTGGCGGGTTCTGAAAAAGCGTTTAAACAGAAGCTGGCGATGGCCCGGGAAGTGAAAGCCCAGGGTTATCCGATGGTGCTGAACTTTGTCACCCATCGTCACAATATTGATCAGATAGACCGTATTATCGAACTCTGTGTTGAGTTGAAAGCGGATTACGTCGAACTGGCTACCTGTCAGTATTATGGCTGGGCGTATGAAAACCGTAACGATCTGCTGCCCACCCGGGTGCAACTGGAGCGGGCCGAACGGATCACCAATGAGTACCGTGACCGGCTGGCGGCGGAAGGTAATCCGATCAAGATTATCTTTGTAACCCCGGACTATTACGAAGAGCGCCCTAAAGGGTGTATGAACGGCTGGGGCCAGGTATTTCTCACGGTCACCCCGGATGGCACCGCGCTGCCGTGTCACAGTGCACGCATGCTGCCGATCGAGTTCCCCAATGTGCGGGAGCAGAGTATCGAGGCTATCTGGAACCGGTCCAATGGCTTCAACCACTTCCGTGGCTATGAGTGGATGAAAGAACCTTGCCGTAGCTGTGATGAAAAAGAGAAGGACTTTGGTGGTTGTCGCTGCCAGGCCTTTATGATGACCGGTGATGCCAACAATACTGACCCGGTGTGCAGTAAATCGCCGAACCACGGTATGATCATTCAGGCGCGGGAAGAGGCTGAACTACCCTCCCACAAAGAACCGATCTACCGTAACGAACGTAACTCCAAAGTTTTTGCTAAAAGTTAG
- a CDS encoding ABC transporter permease, translating to MHAINAFSALSARETSKFIRQKGRLFSALVRPALWLLVFAAGFQNVFGVAVIPPYESYIEYEVYITPGLLCMVMLFNGMQSSLSMVYDREMGLMRLLLTAPLPRWYILFSKLMAGTLLSLLQVYSFMIICWLFDVDIPLYGALTALPAFILAALMLGALGLLLSVSVKQLENFAGMMNFVIFPMFFISPALYPLWKLEEAGAELVFQVAKYNPFTHAVELVRFALYGQLNWLSLSVVFGAFVLFFSLAVWGYDPQKGVVARWKS from the coding sequence ATGCATGCGATCAATGCATTCAGCGCACTGTCCGCCCGCGAGACCAGCAAATTCATACGTCAGAAAGGGCGTCTGTTCTCAGCACTGGTGAGGCCCGCCTTATGGCTTCTGGTGTTTGCCGCCGGTTTTCAGAATGTCTTCGGGGTAGCGGTTATCCCCCCGTATGAATCTTATATCGAGTATGAGGTGTACATCACGCCGGGTCTGTTGTGTATGGTGATGCTGTTCAACGGTATGCAGTCATCTTTGTCGATGGTGTATGACCGGGAGATGGGGCTGATGCGTCTGTTACTGACAGCGCCACTGCCGCGCTGGTATATCCTGTTTAGTAAACTGATGGCCGGGACACTGTTATCGCTGTTGCAGGTGTACAGCTTTATGATTATCTGCTGGCTGTTTGATGTGGATATCCCGCTCTATGGTGCGCTCACCGCACTGCCTGCGTTTATCCTCGCCGCGCTGATGCTGGGTGCACTGGGGTTGTTACTTTCGGTATCGGTGAAACAGCTGGAGAATTTTGCCGGGATGATGAACTTTGTAATCTTCCCCATGTTCTTTATCTCGCCTGCACTCTACCCGCTGTGGAAACTGGAAGAAGCAGGTGCTGAATTGGTATTTCAGGTAGCTAAGTATAATCCCTTTACTCATGCTGTGGAGCTGGTCCGCTTTGCCCTGTATGGTCAGTTAAACTGGCTGTCACTCAGCGTGGTCTTCGGTGCATTTGTGCTGTTCTTCAGCTTAGCTGTCTGGGGTTATGATCCTCAGAAAGGTGTTGTCGCTCGCTGGAAATCATGA
- the pqqD gene encoding pyrroloquinoline quinone biosynthesis peptide chaperone PqqD, with the protein MSSPANAPAITPDQTPVLNRMFRFQWEKAQDCYVLLYPEGMVKLNGPAGEVLALVDGQSTVADIIQTLQAKFPDAEGIDRDILDFLGDAREQLWISL; encoded by the coding sequence ATGAGCAGCCCGGCGAACGCCCCCGCGATAACGCCGGATCAGACCCCGGTGCTCAACCGGATGTTCCGCTTCCAGTGGGAGAAAGCGCAGGACTGCTATGTGCTGCTCTATCCCGAAGGGATGGTCAAACTCAATGGCCCGGCCGGTGAAGTACTGGCGCTGGTCGATGGTCAAAGCACTGTAGCGGATATTATCCAGACACTGCAGGCAAAGTTCCCGGATGCTGAGGGGATCGACCGGGATATTCTGGATTTTTTAGGAGACGCCCGTGAGCAACTCTGGATCAGCCTGTAA
- the pqqB gene encoding pyrroloquinoline quinone biosynthesis protein PqqB: MKIQILGSAAGGGFPQWNCNCRNCAGYRAGTLNAKSRTQSSIAVSANGEDWILFNTSPDIRQQLADFAPMQPNRKIRDTGIAAIVFMDSQIDHTTGLLMLREGCPHEVWCTDMVYQDLTTGFPIFKMLEHWNGGIKRNRIPVGGAADEGANSFVIPQVPELKLTAVALLSSAPPYSPHRNDPHPGDNIGILIEDTRSGKTLFYAPGLGQIEPHLKPIMKEADCLLVDGTIWRDDELITTGVGDKLGVTMGHLAQLRNDETGRGGMIDFLDTLDKPRKVLIHINNTNPILDEDSPERAEVEAHGIEVSWDGMGIEL, translated from the coding sequence ATGAAAATTCAGATTCTTGGTTCCGCAGCGGGCGGCGGTTTTCCTCAGTGGAACTGTAACTGCCGCAACTGTGCCGGCTATCGGGCCGGAACGCTTAATGCAAAATCCCGGACGCAGTCCTCCATTGCGGTGAGTGCCAATGGCGAAGACTGGATTCTGTTTAATACCTCCCCGGATATCCGTCAGCAGCTGGCTGACTTCGCACCGATGCAACCGAATCGCAAAATTCGTGATACCGGCATTGCCGCGATTGTCTTCATGGACAGCCAGATCGACCATACCACCGGTCTGCTGATGCTGCGTGAAGGTTGCCCCCATGAGGTCTGGTGTACCGATATGGTGTATCAGGATCTGACCACCGGTTTCCCCATCTTTAAGATGCTGGAACACTGGAATGGCGGTATCAAACGCAACCGCATTCCTGTCGGGGGAGCGGCAGACGAGGGCGCTAACAGCTTTGTGATCCCTCAGGTCCCCGAACTGAAACTGACAGCGGTCGCGCTGCTCAGCAGTGCTCCACCCTATTCACCGCATCGCAACGACCCCCATCCAGGGGACAATATAGGTATCCTGATAGAAGATACCCGCAGCGGGAAAACCCTGTTCTATGCCCCTGGCCTTGGCCAGATTGAACCCCACCTTAAACCGATTATGAAAGAGGCAGATTGCTTGCTGGTCGACGGCACTATCTGGCGTGACGATGAGCTGATCACCACCGGTGTGGGCGATAAGCTCGGCGTCACCATGGGCCATCTGGCGCAGTTGCGTAATGATGAAACCGGCAGGGGTGGCATGATCGACTTTCTGGATACGCTGGATAAGCCCCGGAAAGTGCTGATCCACATTAACAATACCAATCCGATCCTGGATGAAGACTCACCGGAACGGGCCGAAGTGGAAGCCCACGGTATCGAAGTATCCTGGGACGGAATGGGTATAGAACTCTGA
- a CDS encoding ABC transporter ATP-binding protein, whose translation MVNLDIALQSKFYANSPDKVLGPLSFSVSPGEFVALVGPSGAGKTTLLNMIAALQSCAPGEIKFNGYPLSGKPDCKIGYIFQQPRLMPWLTVADNLRLVKPDTTESDIEAILTKVGLAGKSDLYPKHLSGGMQRRVSIARAFLTEPDLLLLDEPFVSLDAPNADNLRALLGELWVEHQPTVIFVTHDLNEAIQLADRILFLSSAPAMVILDKPVDLPRPRAVDDSRLQYWKNDLLSEHVGLLEGALSDPVLKLISGGDV comes from the coding sequence ATGGTCAATCTTGATATTGCCTTACAGAGTAAGTTCTATGCCAATAGCCCTGACAAAGTACTAGGGCCGCTCTCTTTTAGCGTATCCCCGGGTGAGTTTGTCGCGCTGGTTGGCCCTTCGGGTGCGGGCAAAACGACCCTGCTGAATATGATTGCGGCGCTGCAAAGCTGTGCTCCCGGTGAGATTAAGTTTAACGGTTACCCTCTCAGCGGTAAGCCCGACTGTAAGATCGGTTATATCTTTCAGCAGCCGAGACTGATGCCCTGGCTAACAGTGGCTGATAACCTGCGTCTGGTGAAGCCTGACACCACTGAGTCTGACATCGAGGCGATACTGACAAAGGTTGGGCTGGCGGGAAAATCCGATCTCTATCCAAAACACCTCTCGGGCGGGATGCAGCGCAGAGTCAGTATCGCCCGGGCTTTTCTGACCGAACCGGATCTGTTGCTGCTGGATGAGCCCTTTGTATCTCTGGACGCGCCCAATGCGGACAACCTGCGTGCACTTCTCGGGGAATTATGGGTAGAACATCAACCGACGGTGATTTTTGTCACCCATGATCTCAATGAGGCGATTCAGCTGGCGGACCGGATTCTGTTTCTCTCTTCTGCACCGGCTATGGTGATTCTGGACAAACCGGTTGATTTGCCTCGTCCCCGGGCTGTTGACGATAGCAGACTTCAGTACTGGAAAAATGATCTGCTGAGTGAGCATGTTGGTTTATTAGAAGGGGCCCTCTCAGATCCCGTTCTGAAATTGATCTCAGGGGGAGATGTATGA
- a CDS encoding PQQ-dependent catabolism-associated beta-propeller protein, protein MLVKTFKSVALVLLLLVAQQSQAKSGYVFVSSEKDDLVTVFEAKSMDKVTAIKTSERPRAMKLSKNGALLYVACGDADAIDVIDVATLKVQKSIEIGEDPDRFDLSPDEKYLYASNEDDGLVTVYSLEDDRKVAEIEVGEEPEGVLVSADNRLVYVTSEVANMVHVIDVQSHELIENIVVGNRPRRMLLTPDQQQLWVSNEVGGTISILDTVSYQPVAELSFSLRGVRAESISPVGMVMTKDGQRAYITLGGANHVAVVDIAANKVIDYILVGKRAWGVTLNHDESRLYVTNGKSDDLAVIDTERLKVIKSVPAGRVPHDVVVDD, encoded by the coding sequence ATGCTTGTTAAAACCTTTAAATCGGTGGCGCTGGTATTGCTGTTGTTAGTGGCACAACAGAGTCAGGCAAAAAGTGGATATGTTTTTGTCAGCAGTGAAAAAGATGATCTGGTCACCGTATTTGAAGCAAAAAGTATGGATAAAGTAACGGCGATTAAAACCAGTGAACGCCCCCGTGCCATGAAACTGAGTAAAAATGGTGCACTGCTCTATGTTGCTTGCGGTGATGCGGATGCGATTGATGTGATCGATGTGGCGACGCTTAAAGTTCAAAAGAGTATTGAGATCGGTGAAGACCCTGACCGCTTCGATCTGTCACCGGATGAAAAATACCTTTATGCCTCTAACGAAGATGATGGACTGGTGACCGTTTATTCATTAGAAGATGACAGGAAAGTGGCCGAGATTGAAGTGGGTGAAGAACCGGAAGGGGTGTTGGTCTCTGCGGATAATCGTCTGGTCTACGTGACCTCTGAAGTCGCTAACATGGTGCATGTGATCGATGTGCAGAGCCATGAACTGATTGAGAATATTGTGGTGGGCAATCGCCCACGGCGGATGCTGCTGACCCCAGATCAGCAACAGCTCTGGGTGAGTAATGAAGTGGGCGGTACCATTTCCATTCTGGATACGGTGTCTTATCAACCCGTCGCTGAGTTGTCCTTTTCACTACGTGGGGTGCGTGCGGAAAGTATCTCTCCGGTCGGCATGGTGATGACTAAAGATGGTCAGCGTGCCTATATCACACTGGGTGGTGCCAACCATGTTGCGGTGGTTGATATAGCGGCTAACAAAGTGATCGATTATATTCTGGTGGGCAAGAGGGCCTGGGGAGTCACCCTTAACCATGACGAGAGTCGGCTCTATGTCACCAATGGCAAGAGTGATGACCTGGCGGTGATTGATACCGAACGTCTCAAAGTGATCAAGTCGGTGCCCGCAGGGCGGGTGCCCCACGATGTTGTGGTGGATGACTGA
- a CDS encoding ABC transporter substrate-binding protein — protein MAYIINIVLISMLSIHAYASELPQIRVAVLQFGTVNWEMDVIRHHKLDEKYHFSLEVTPVAGKNASSVALQSDAVDLIYSDWVWVNRQRFNQRMFGFSPVSSASGGLYAQSDSVVSSLNDIKDARLGVAGGSVDKSWLLLQAYSKQTLGRNIVDITEPVFAAPPLLNQLMYDGKLPLSLNFWHYSARLKAKGFKPIITVDEMIRGLGVNYQIPLLGWVFTEAMIQEKSEQLGNFLRASREARQILLESDAEWQRIKPLIKAEDDSIFAALKTGYRGGVQQQFGIDELDSLEKLYAIMAHEGGDKLTGGAVKLDRSLFWVAGAEKSIKQVTTGGNK, from the coding sequence ATGGCTTATATCATTAATATTGTTCTTATTAGTATGTTATCAATTCATGCTTATGCCAGTGAATTGCCCCAGATTCGGGTAGCCGTATTACAGTTTGGTACAGTCAACTGGGAGATGGATGTTATACGGCACCATAAGCTCGATGAAAAATACCATTTTTCCCTTGAAGTGACCCCTGTTGCAGGCAAAAACGCCAGTTCAGTTGCCCTGCAAAGTGATGCCGTTGATCTTATCTACAGCGACTGGGTCTGGGTTAACCGCCAGCGGTTTAATCAACGGATGTTTGGTTTCTCACCAGTCTCGTCCGCATCCGGGGGGCTGTATGCTCAGTCGGATAGCGTTGTTTCATCCCTTAATGATATTAAAGATGCCCGACTGGGCGTGGCGGGAGGCTCTGTTGATAAGAGCTGGTTGCTGCTTCAGGCCTACAGTAAGCAGACTCTCGGGCGTAACATTGTAGACATTACTGAGCCTGTCTTTGCAGCGCCTCCTTTGTTAAATCAGTTGATGTATGACGGCAAGCTACCATTGAGTCTTAATTTCTGGCACTACAGTGCACGACTTAAAGCCAAAGGGTTTAAACCGATCATCACTGTTGACGAGATGATCCGAGGGTTGGGCGTCAATTATCAGATCCCGCTGCTGGGCTGGGTGTTCACTGAGGCGATGATTCAGGAAAAAAGTGAGCAGTTGGGTAATTTTTTAAGGGCGTCCCGGGAAGCCCGGCAGATATTGTTAGAATCAGATGCAGAATGGCAGCGCATTAAACCGCTGATCAAGGCGGAAGACGACTCTATTTTTGCCGCACTTAAAACGGGTTATCGTGGTGGGGTACAGCAACAGTTTGGTATTGATGAGCTGGATTCACTGGAAAAACTCTACGCCATTATGGCTCACGAGGGTGGTGACAAACTGACGGGCGGAGCTGTAAAGCTGGATCGTTCATTGTTCTGGGTTGCGGGCGCTGAAAAGAGTATCAAGCAGGTCACTACAGGAGGGAATAAGTGA
- a CDS encoding ABC transporter permease subunit, translated as MIVFAIKRFVLVSLPLVILFVVWQLAAVLLDDNTFPSVLQVFASFRTHLFDGDMLHHLVVTMIRVMMSFTIAMALGVLIGIMMGAFTRLNAAGDSILIIALNVPALVTIMLCYVWFGLVEAAAIAAVAINKIPTVVVMVREGARVVDRDLLEVAKVFQVAPLRYFFKVYLPQLYPFIMASARSGLSLIWKIVLVVELLGRSDGVGFQLGTYFQFFDIASILAYTLAFAAIILVIEGLIMRPLDRYIARGGYHGQS; from the coding sequence GTGATCGTTTTCGCTATAAAACGTTTTGTGCTGGTGTCGTTGCCTCTGGTGATATTGTTTGTTGTGTGGCAGTTGGCTGCGGTGCTGCTGGATGACAACACTTTCCCCAGTGTGCTTCAGGTGTTTGCCAGTTTTCGCACCCATCTATTCGACGGCGATATGCTACATCATCTGGTTGTTACCATGATAAGAGTGATGATGAGTTTTACTATCGCGATGGCGCTGGGGGTGCTGATCGGCATCATGATGGGGGCGTTTACCCGTTTAAACGCGGCGGGCGACTCTATCCTAATTATCGCCCTTAATGTGCCAGCGCTGGTTACTATTATGCTCTGCTATGTCTGGTTTGGGCTGGTGGAAGCGGCAGCGATTGCGGCGGTGGCGATTAATAAAATCCCGACCGTTGTGGTTATGGTGCGTGAAGGCGCCCGGGTTGTTGACCGGGATCTGCTGGAGGTTGCAAAGGTCTTTCAGGTTGCGCCGCTACGTTACTTTTTTAAAGTTTATCTGCCTCAGCTTTACCCCTTCATTATGGCGTCGGCTCGTTCCGGTCTGTCACTGATCTGGAAAATTGTGCTGGTGGTTGAACTGTTGGGACGTAGTGATGGCGTGGGCTTTCAGCTGGGCACCTATTTTCAGTTTTTTGATATAGCCAGCATTCTGGCTTACACCCTGGCGTTTGCGGCCATTATTCTGGTGATTGAGGGGCTGATTATGCGCCCGTTGGATCGTTACATCGCCCGGGGGGGATACCATGGTCAATCTTGA
- a CDS encoding ATP-binding cassette domain-containing protein, which translates to MNSDAALELITVSKTYGQIKALDKVSLAIQSSQFVGLLGQNGAGKTTLFQLLTGLFNNDSGQIQVCGHDIRRHPIDALSSIGVVFQQSTLDLDLTVQGNLKFHCLLHGLSRSEAEHRIASELERFDMTAVRYQPVRSLSGGNRRKVELIRSLLHRPRLLLMDEATVGLDPESRKSLVNHVISLCKERDLAVLWSTHIVEEIQQADRVVVLDKGKILADSSPDKLLAEEDSGVSLSDAFLHLVNLNKTIGVVHGHAC; encoded by the coding sequence ATGAATTCAGATGCCGCACTGGAACTGATCACCGTCAGCAAAACCTACGGGCAGATTAAAGCTTTAGACAAGGTCAGTTTAGCGATTCAATCATCTCAGTTTGTTGGTTTGCTGGGCCAGAATGGCGCGGGCAAAACCACACTGTTTCAGCTGTTAACCGGTCTGTTTAATAACGATAGTGGTCAGATACAGGTATGTGGGCATGATATCCGCCGTCATCCGATTGACGCACTTTCTTCTATTGGTGTTGTCTTTCAGCAGTCAACCCTGGATCTCGATCTGACGGTGCAGGGCAACCTTAAATTTCACTGTCTGTTACATGGACTGAGCCGGTCTGAAGCAGAGCACCGTATTGCCAGTGAGTTAGAACGCTTTGACATGACCGCTGTGCGATATCAGCCGGTGCGAAGTTTAAGTGGCGGCAACCGCCGCAAAGTTGAACTGATTCGTAGTCTGTTACACCGGCCCCGATTGTTATTGATGGATGAAGCCACCGTTGGGTTAGATCCGGAATCACGTAAGTCGCTGGTTAATCATGTTATTTCCCTGTGTAAAGAGCGGGATCTGGCAGTGCTTTGGAGTACCCATATCGTTGAGGAGATTCAGCAGGCTGATCGGGTCGTGGTGCTCGACAAAGGTAAGATTCTGGCTGATTCATCCCCCGACAAATTGCTGGCTGAAGAGGATAGCGGAGTCTCCCTTTCAGACGCATTTTTACACCTGGTCAATCTTAATAAAACTATTGGAGTCGTTCATGGACATGCTTGTTAA